In Gossypium arboreum isolate Shixiya-1 chromosome 5, ASM2569848v2, whole genome shotgun sequence, a single genomic region encodes these proteins:
- the LOC108451071 gene encoding flavonol sulfotransferase-like: MESHIEKQNRDVLQKSFKEMISTLPKENCWGIPEALYQYQGFWLTPPFLQGALSAQQQFQAQPTDIILCSSPRTGAAWLKSLTFATITRTSYNDSTTPLLSKMPHDVVPFMEFDHAQFSTNRHLGIPLLATHLPYSLLPRSIIDSGCKLIYICRDPKDTFVSLHHFIARYNKSQNTQPVQLDEAFELFYEGVNWYGPYWDHVLGYWKASLEHPDKLLFLKYEELIEDTVLYLKKIAEFMGYPFSSEEQQQGVPENIVQLCSFENLNGLEVNKTGKHRDGQGDLEMENNIFFRKGKVGDWKNYLTTEMARRLDQRTLQKFRGSGLSV; the protein is encoded by the coding sequence ATGGAATCCCATATTGAGAAACAAAATAGAGATGTGCTTCAAAAATCTTTCAAAGAGATGATATCTACTCTCCCTAAAGAGAATTGTTGGGGTATTCCTGAAGCTCTATATCAATATCAGGGTTTTTGGCTCACCCCCCCTTTTCTACAAGGAGCATTGTCGGCTCAACAACAATTCCAGGCTCAACCCACTGATATCATCCTTTGTAGCTCTCCAAGAACAGGTGCAGCCTGGTTAAAATCCCTCACTTTCGCCACTATTACAAGAACTTCATACAATGATTCCACCACCCCTTTACTTTCCAAGATGCCTCATGATGTTGTGCCTTTCATGGAGTTCGATCATGCCCAGTTTTCCACTAATCGACATCTTGGAATTCCTCTTTTAGCCACTCATCTTCCTTATTCCTTATTACCCAGATCTATAATTGATTCTGGTTGTAAACTTATTTACATTTGCAGGGACCCCAAAGATACATTTGTTTCATTGCATCATTTCATTGCAAGGTACAACAAATCCCAAAATACTCAACCCGTTCAACTTGATGAAGCGTTCGAATTGTTTTATGAAGGTGTAAATTGGTATGGGCCTTATTGGGACCATGTTCTGGGGTACTGGAAAGCAAGTTTGGAACATCCAGACAAGTTACTATTCTTGAAATATGAAGAACTGATTGAAGATACTGTTTTGTATCTTAAGAAAATAGCAGAATTTATGGGTTATCCTTTCTCGTCAGAGGAACAACAACAAGGGGTGCCTGAAAACATTGTACAGCTGTGCAGTTTCGAGAATTTAAATGGCTTGGAAGTAAATAAAACTGGGAAACATCGTGACGGGCAAGGAGATTTGGAGATGGAAAATAACATTTTCTTCCGGAAAGGGAAGGTTGGAGACTGGAAGAATTATTTGACAACTGAAATGGCTCGACGTTTAGACCAACGAACACTGCAAAAGTTTCGCGGTTCAGGTTTAAGTGTCTAA